A window of the Calditrichia bacterium genome harbors these coding sequences:
- a CDS encoding non-heme iron oxygenase ferredoxin subunit: MAKWVNVAKVNDFDNKHVIVIDYDDVLIAIFKLANGFYAIEDTCSHAEASLAEGKIVDGCEIECPLHGARFDIRTGEHLSFPAVTPVEPYPVKVEGADIFIEVNW, translated from the coding sequence ATGGCAAAATGGGTTAACGTTGCAAAAGTGAATGATTTCGATAACAAACATGTCATTGTGATTGATTACGATGACGTGCTGATTGCCATTTTCAAACTGGCAAATGGATTTTACGCGATTGAAGATACCTGCTCCCACGCCGAAGCATCGCTGGCTGAAGGAAAAATTGTGGATGGCTGCGAAATTGAATGCCCGTTGCACGGCGCACGATTCGATATCCGGACAGGTGAACATTTGAGCTTTCCTGCGGTAACGCCGGTTGAACCGTATCCCGTAAAAGTTGAAGGTGCCGATATTTTTATTGAAGTCAATTGGTAA
- a CDS encoding DUF2914 domain-containing protein → MIYWLKSAAGPVVNRGKAAYRRFEKYAPIISFIAGFSWDNFTLGRIDRVLDNSILLFYVVLAGVLIVIQNLVNHGVLSKPFWLRYREWYPVIVQFLFGGLFSAYVVFYSQSAAFTKTDLFLAILIFLLLINEFLRERLDNLYLQMSLYFLVVFAFLTFFLPVVIKKIAVWVFLLGGFLSLGTVLGIIFGLHYFSALKSREQFQRVNSLILGLFVIFNAFYFLNWIPPVPLSLKYGSICHSVERLDGKYQITFEQPDWYQFWARFNPEFHYVEGDTVFCFASVFAPTELGTSIFHHWQKWDEKNRRWQTTDRMRYQITGGRDSGYRGYTFKKNIMPGEWRVDVETESGKTLSRMKFEAITVDSIHVDLVRITR, encoded by the coding sequence ATGATTTATTGGCTCAAATCTGCAGCGGGACCGGTTGTAAATCGTGGGAAAGCGGCGTATCGCCGGTTTGAAAAATATGCACCGATTATCTCATTTATCGCCGGATTCAGTTGGGATAACTTCACACTTGGCAGAATTGACAGGGTTTTGGACAACTCTATCCTGTTGTTTTATGTGGTTTTAGCCGGTGTGTTGATTGTTATACAGAATTTGGTAAACCACGGCGTTCTCAGCAAGCCGTTTTGGCTTCGCTATCGCGAATGGTATCCGGTGATAGTCCAATTTTTGTTTGGTGGGTTGTTTAGTGCATACGTCGTTTTTTATTCGCAAAGCGCAGCGTTCACCAAAACCGATTTATTTTTGGCGATACTCATTTTTCTGCTGCTCATCAACGAATTTTTGCGAGAGCGGCTGGACAACCTTTATCTGCAGATGTCACTGTATTTTCTGGTTGTGTTTGCATTTCTCACTTTTTTTCTCCCGGTTGTAATCAAAAAAATCGCTGTGTGGGTGTTTTTGCTCGGTGGATTTCTCAGTTTGGGCACCGTTTTGGGCATCATTTTTGGGCTGCACTATTTTTCTGCTCTCAAAAGCCGCGAGCAATTTCAACGGGTCAATTCTCTAATTTTGGGGTTGTTTGTCATTTTTAACGCATTCTATTTTTTGAACTGGATTCCGCCGGTGCCGCTGTCGCTAAAATATGGCAGCATTTGCCACAGCGTTGAACGGTTGGATGGCAAATATCAGATAACTTTTGAGCAACCGGACTGGTATCAATTTTGGGCGCGATTTAACCCGGAATTTCATTACGTTGAGGGGGATACGGTGTTCTGTTTTGCATCTGTTTTTGCACCGACGGAGTTGGGCACTTCTATTTTTCATCACTGGCAAAAATGGGATGAAAAAAATCGCCGTTGGCAAACAACCGACAGAATGCGGTATCAAATTACCGGTGGACGCGATAGCGGATATCGCGGTTATACATTCAAAAAAAATATTATGCCGGGAGAGTGGCGGGTTGATGTCGAAACTGAGTCAGGAAAAACACTCAGCAGAATGAAGTTCGAGGCGATTACGGTGGATTCTATCCACGTTGATTTGGTGCGAATTACCCGTTAA
- a CDS encoding trypsin-like peptidase domain-containing protein has protein sequence MATLRHPSVATFGRQIACLFAICFLLSGCMRQVIQTPSGVISDGRYDLAFPFGENSDALTDMLETVKLVNATAYYESYQFPIEDQIQKGDINKDLIESGKYERTVFNDYAVGTATVIYHHRNRVAALTCAHVVDFADTIYTFFANENGEESPFIHRVSFKKQQKNFLANLRQGEDFEILAIDHENDIAIVGKKLLFVSDDIPVFDYRLGRSEELEWGSLLYLIGYPSGKKMLTTGIVSNPNRNFKHDFLVDALFNRGFSGGIALAIRDGYPNFELVGIVNAVSAENEVVLVPSEFPDKGDFPINVPYTGSVYAAMRKKINYGISFGISIESILLFLQENDSQLRRKGYLLDLFFKNPMEN, from the coding sequence ATGGCAACATTGAGACATCCATCAGTTGCAACATTCGGGCGGCAAATCGCTTGCCTTTTTGCAATATGTTTTTTGCTCTCCGGCTGTATGCGACAGGTTATTCAAACGCCATCCGGCGTGATCAGCGATGGTCGATACGATTTGGCATTCCCATTTGGTGAAAATTCCGATGCATTAACCGACATGTTGGAAACCGTGAAATTGGTGAATGCAACCGCCTATTACGAAAGCTATCAATTTCCGATCGAGGACCAGATTCAAAAAGGTGATATTAATAAAGACCTGATTGAAAGCGGCAAATATGAACGAACCGTTTTCAACGATTACGCCGTTGGCACAGCCACGGTTATCTATCATCACCGCAACAGGGTTGCCGCGTTAACCTGCGCGCATGTGGTGGATTTTGCAGATACGATTTATACGTTTTTCGCGAACGAAAATGGCGAAGAATCACCGTTCATTCATCGCGTTTCCTTTAAAAAACAGCAGAAAAATTTTCTCGCGAACCTGCGTCAGGGTGAAGATTTTGAAATTTTGGCGATCGATCATGAAAACGACATTGCAATAGTCGGAAAAAAACTATTGTTTGTATCTGATGATATTCCGGTGTTTGACTACCGTTTGGGTCGCTCGGAAGAATTGGAATGGGGCAGTTTGCTTTATTTGATCGGCTATCCATCCGGAAAAAAAATGCTGACAACCGGCATCGTCAGCAATCCGAACCGCAATTTCAAACATGATTTTTTGGTAGATGCTTTGTTTAATCGTGGCTTCAGCGGCGGCATCGCACTTGCGATTCGCGACGGCTATCCAAATTTTGAATTGGTGGGCATCGTAAATGCGGTTTCTGCGGAAAATGAAGTTGTGCTTGTTCCCAGCGAATTTCCGGACAAAGGAGATTTTCCAATCAACGTACCATACACCGGCAGCGTTTACGCTGCTATGCGAAAAAAAATCAATTACGGCATTTCTTTTGGTATTTCCATCGAATCCATTTTGCTGTTTTTGCAGGAAAATGACAGTCAGCTACGCCGGAAAGGATATCTGCTGGATTTGTTTTTCAAAAATCCCATGGAAAATTAA
- a CDS encoding ATP-binding protein: MRLLNNPKTIYVVIAAGVLALILLNFWGWLFLNRLDTQLLDALSRQSRRNSEVYALQISEKFVFTDLFGLSPDDVRLIALEQLLYEFQRAGELENVFVISPDKTQWISPELTADGQHRARQFPVNDSLFQNAQLGEGTLVERVQFGSDYFLTTYTPILNEFGVPTAVLLVEAPADIFATLYFFRRSLIVTAIAGTAVILLFAGLILLAIRQLFQTREMLEKQNRLAELGQMAAMVAHEIRNPLSIIKGSAEVLRKKYRQHDDEMFDFIPDEINRLNRLVSDFLQFAKQRDLALSLQNPDELLLSLKRQFQDERLDFNIPETVPQLKLNDDAFKQVMINIIENARQSVAAAADGGKIVVDIAIKNGGSNSLSIRVTDNGSGMSVETLDRIFEPFYSTRATGSGLGMAITKQLVTQMNGTISVVSQTGKGTTVTVNFPIG; encoded by the coding sequence TTGCGTCTGCTAAATAACCCAAAAACCATTTATGTTGTGATTGCTGCCGGCGTTTTGGCGCTGATTCTCCTCAATTTTTGGGGTTGGCTATTTTTGAATCGGCTGGATACCCAACTGCTGGATGCACTCTCCCGTCAATCGCGGCGGAATAGTGAAGTTTACGCGCTGCAAATCAGCGAGAAATTTGTGTTTACCGATTTGTTCGGACTGTCACCGGACGACGTCCGGTTGATTGCGCTGGAGCAATTGCTATACGAATTTCAACGCGCCGGAGAGCTGGAAAATGTGTTTGTGATTTCGCCGGACAAAACACAGTGGATATCCCCCGAATTGACCGCAGATGGCCAACATCGCGCCAGACAATTTCCGGTCAACGACAGTCTTTTTCAAAATGCGCAACTCGGAGAGGGCACGCTTGTTGAGCGAGTTCAATTTGGAAGCGATTATTTTTTAACGACTTACACACCAATTTTAAATGAATTTGGCGTACCGACTGCCGTTTTGCTGGTTGAAGCACCGGCAGATATTTTTGCAACGCTCTATTTTTTCCGGCGTAGTTTGATTGTTACGGCGATAGCCGGAACCGCCGTTATTTTGCTATTTGCGGGCTTAATTTTGCTGGCAATCCGGCAGTTGTTCCAAACGCGAGAAATGTTGGAAAAGCAAAATCGGTTGGCAGAATTGGGACAAATGGCGGCGATGGTTGCGCACGAAATTCGTAATCCGCTAAGTATTATCAAAGGTTCGGCGGAGGTATTGCGCAAAAAATACCGCCAACACGATGACGAAATGTTCGATTTTATTCCCGACGAAATCAACCGGTTGAACCGGTTGGTCAGCGATTTTTTGCAATTTGCAAAACAACGTGACCTGGCTTTGTCGCTCCAAAATCCCGATGAACTGCTGCTCTCGTTAAAACGGCAATTTCAGGATGAACGGCTCGATTTCAACATCCCGGAAACTGTCCCGCAGCTAAAATTAAACGACGATGCGTTCAAACAAGTGATGATAAATATTATCGAAAACGCCCGGCAATCAGTTGCTGCGGCAGCGGATGGCGGTAAAATTGTCGTCGATATTGCCATAAAAAATGGCGGTTCAAACAGCCTTTCCATCCGGGTAACGGACAACGGCAGCGGCATGTCCGTCGAAACACTAGACCGGATTTTTGAACCATTTTACAGCACCCGCGCTACCGGCAGCGGCTTGGGAATGGCAATCACAAAACAGTTGGTAACCCAAATGAACGGCACAATTTCGGTTGTCAGCCAAACCGGAAAGGGTACAACAGTAACGGTAAATTTCCCGATTGGCTAA
- a CDS encoding NYN domain-containing protein, with the protein MNRLIIDGYNLLNCGNLDIPLNLELETQRDYLIRQLQNYAATQNCHITVVFDNRQQSASAFSPAKLLKIIFSSPGKEADDVIRKMVRKSKAPAKLTVVTSDRVIRMTAKDHGVSNLTSEEFGRMIQKNSATNSSNAKFQQTKTKFQGDLSDAEVDYWKKLFENRDDED; encoded by the coding sequence ATGAACCGGCTGATAATCGACGGCTACAATTTGCTAAATTGTGGGAATCTGGATATCCCGTTAAATCTCGAACTGGAAACCCAACGCGACTATTTAATTCGTCAATTGCAAAATTATGCAGCCACGCAGAACTGCCACATCACTGTCGTTTTCGACAACCGGCAGCAGTCTGCGAGCGCGTTTTCTCCAGCAAAATTGTTAAAAATAATTTTCAGCTCGCCAGGAAAAGAAGCGGACGATGTGATTCGTAAAATGGTTCGCAAAAGCAAAGCACCGGCAAAACTAACCGTTGTGACCTCAGACCGGGTGATTCGAATGACCGCAAAAGATCACGGCGTTTCAAATTTGACATCCGAAGAATTTGGGCGAATGATCCAAAAAAACAGCGCCACAAACAGCAGTAACGCAAAATTTCAGCAAACCAAAACCAAATTTCAGGGCGATTTGAGTGACGCGGAAGTGGATTACTGGAAAAAGTTGTTCGAAAACCGGGATGACGAGGATTGA
- a CDS encoding PAS domain-containing protein codes for MKTSSTHGENRYPGLLQTWIRDNAELKPYIRMKSWYLLVQFLLRSLKSDNSAEIDKFISDLFPNLFRDEVPYFLAAQGLTSLRSSMLSYIMEEQKRRGARETDEQILKIISIFDRVFRYLNTQIRQYSEPKNDTVIEILDGESPENRPNLMVLRVDGRRFEGTVRMDRQLKQFLGLTERRLLTSVNWDLFIHPDDMPDALTTWRDSVENRSPVYELGYRLKHSDGNWRSVLEIGRILYSSDGKPIAGVTVLMESNTAEALGQLPPDYLLRYLIDSRKDMTLLVDQNAQTLYATPLLVQQIAQPDKPANGTLPKNIAVLQNESDRKITAVNFWEILAQSQSAGKHRKTIQIKIQNDAREQDKTLDFRLIKLAKIFGKPVYLLWATEISVQKDDSGLADRLADLHRFSAELKSQIDTSRIYQSVVAAIRQTIPAADAAAMLLLTDNGFLFGLGYGYPESENSEHVFIDRQTFRDWEKNAEIDVRTEVSKLLSAELLNDENLQNEHQLVEIIRIHGQAKAILQAGITNRSKKFDENDRHIFVLLSQFCQSALERLTAVQGAREKDANYRMIFDRSQLPMWIVREGEGLSFNRQFTNLMEITPERAVELPISAWIHPDDLVLFRKTLNYVEENSSIYQENFRLSRADGLVIPCSVNFLPIDFRGKPAVLLEALELNPVEKLEPQLQNAQKRETVSQLATGLAHDFNNIIGAILPSAQMILQQPENVEQNQNRARVIYQMAKRAAEITGKMLNYSKSEPAVEKSQFSLLELVEDSRDLVEKMVGSAIDVQYDLPESAPEINGDYGQVTQVLLNLAANAKDAMPDGGKIIIRVREKNIDAKSGNFKALKPGNYVCLSVQDNGGGIPLEIRKQIFKPFFSTKGNGQGSGLGLSIVQGIIKKHNGYLMLQSIENQGSIFHLYLPSATVAHQQQSPTATPKADAKRAEIKPETSQPKVAIVRSPARKDSDNGHKIANGKEAPNTQTILVIDDEPHLLEVYEAMLQMMNFNVLIAKNGREGLRKYYENASDIALVILDFGMPGLNGEQVFRALRKMNSAVQVLLSTGLGEQRAVTGLVQNDAVPLLQKPFTVESLSRKVSELVGTAVVK; via the coding sequence TTGAAAACATCGTCAACACACGGGGAAAACCGCTATCCGGGCTTGTTACAAACCTGGATTCGCGACAATGCCGAGTTGAAACCGTATATTAGAATGAAATCCTGGTATTTGCTCGTCCAGTTTTTGCTGCGTTCGCTTAAATCCGACAATTCCGCAGAAATCGACAAATTTATTTCCGATCTTTTCCCCAACCTGTTTCGCGATGAAGTGCCTTATTTTTTAGCGGCGCAGGGGTTGACCAGTTTGCGCAGTTCGATGCTTTCTTATATTATGGAAGAACAAAAAAGACGCGGCGCACGGGAAACAGATGAACAAATTTTAAAAATTATCAGTATTTTTGACCGCGTTTTTCGCTATTTAAATACCCAAATTCGCCAATATTCCGAACCCAAAAATGACACGGTGATTGAAATTCTCGATGGAGAATCGCCTGAAAATCGCCCAAATCTGATGGTCTTGCGCGTGGACGGTCGCCGGTTTGAAGGAACTGTCCGGATGGATCGCCAACTAAAGCAATTCCTCGGTTTGACAGAACGCCGTTTGTTGACTTCGGTAAATTGGGACCTGTTTATTCACCCGGACGATATGCCGGATGCCCTCACAACATGGCGTGATTCGGTCGAAAATCGCTCACCGGTTTACGAGCTTGGCTATCGTTTGAAACATAGCGACGGCAACTGGCGAAGCGTGCTGGAAATCGGGCGAATTTTGTATTCATCTGATGGCAAGCCAATCGCCGGCGTAACGGTGCTGATGGAAAGCAACACAGCCGAAGCGCTGGGACAGTTGCCGCCCGATTACCTGTTGCGATATCTGATCGATTCGCGTAAAGATATGACTTTGCTGGTTGACCAAAATGCCCAAACATTGTATGCGACGCCGCTGCTGGTTCAGCAAATTGCCCAACCGGACAAACCGGCAAATGGTACGCTGCCGAAAAACATCGCAGTTTTGCAAAACGAGAGCGACAGAAAAATTACCGCTGTTAATTTTTGGGAAATTTTGGCTCAATCGCAAAGCGCTGGCAAACATCGAAAAACGATTCAAATAAAAATACAGAATGACGCACGTGAACAAGATAAAACGCTCGATTTCCGATTAATAAAATTGGCAAAAATATTTGGTAAGCCGGTTTATTTGCTGTGGGCGACCGAAATCAGTGTTCAAAAAGATGATTCGGGACTTGCCGATAGATTGGCGGATTTACATCGTTTCAGTGCCGAACTGAAGTCGCAAATTGATACGTCGCGAATTTACCAATCGGTAGTTGCTGCGATTCGCCAAACGATCCCGGCAGCAGATGCCGCAGCAATGTTATTGTTAACAGACAACGGTTTTTTGTTTGGGTTGGGTTATGGTTATCCGGAATCAGAAAATTCCGAGCATGTATTTATCGATCGCCAAACCTTCCGCGATTGGGAAAAAAATGCCGAAATTGATGTCCGCACGGAAGTATCAAAATTGCTTTCCGCTGAGTTGTTGAACGATGAAAATCTGCAAAACGAGCATCAGCTTGTTGAAATTATCCGGATTCACGGTCAGGCAAAAGCTATTTTGCAAGCCGGCATTACTAACCGTTCGAAAAAATTTGATGAAAATGATCGCCACATTTTTGTGCTGTTGAGCCAGTTTTGCCAATCGGCATTGGAGCGATTGACCGCTGTGCAGGGCGCCCGTGAAAAGGACGCCAATTACCGGATGATTTTCGATCGTTCGCAATTGCCAATGTGGATTGTCCGTGAAGGTGAGGGACTTTCTTTTAATCGGCAATTTACAAATTTGATGGAAATTACGCCGGAGCGAGCGGTTGAACTGCCGATTTCCGCATGGATTCACCCGGATGATCTGGTCCTTTTCCGCAAAACGCTTAATTATGTTGAAGAAAACAGCAGTATTTATCAGGAAAATTTTCGCCTCAGCCGTGCTGATGGATTGGTAATTCCCTGTTCGGTAAATTTTTTGCCCATTGATTTTCGTGGCAAACCTGCTGTTTTGCTGGAAGCTTTGGAGCTAAATCCGGTCGAAAAACTGGAGCCGCAACTGCAAAACGCCCAAAAACGGGAAACAGTCAGCCAATTGGCAACCGGGCTTGCGCATGATTTCAACAACATTATTGGCGCAATTTTACCGAGCGCACAAATGATTCTGCAACAGCCGGAAAATGTTGAGCAAAACCAGAACCGGGCACGGGTCATTTATCAGATGGCGAAACGCGCAGCTGAGATTACCGGTAAAATGTTGAATTATTCCAAAAGCGAACCGGCAGTTGAAAAATCACAATTCAGCCTGCTCGAACTGGTTGAGGATTCACGCGATCTGGTTGAAAAAATGGTCGGTTCTGCGATTGACGTGCAATATGATTTGCCGGAATCCGCACCAGAAATTAATGGCGATTACGGACAGGTGACGCAGGTGTTGCTCAACCTTGCCGCAAATGCAAAAGATGCAATGCCGGATGGCGGCAAAATTATTATTCGCGTTCGCGAGAAAAATATTGATGCTAAATCCGGTAATTTCAAAGCCTTAAAACCCGGAAACTATGTGTGCCTGAGCGTGCAGGACAATGGCGGCGGTATTCCGCTGGAAATTCGTAAACAAATTTTCAAACCGTTTTTTTCGACAAAAGGCAATGGGCAGGGCTCCGGTTTGGGATTGAGCATTGTGCAGGGAATCATCAAAAAGCACAACGGCTATTTGATGTTGCAAAGTATTGAAAATCAGGGGAGCATTTTTCACCTGTATTTGCCTTCTGCAACAGTTGCGCATCAACAACAGTCGCCAACAGCTACGCCCAAGGCAGATGCAAAACGGGCTGAGATCAAACCGGAAACGAGCCAGCCAAAAGTTGCAATTGTCCGCTCGCCAGCCCGAAAAGACAGCGACAACGGACACAAAATTGCGAATGGCAAAGAAGCGCCGAATACTCAAACTATTTTGGTAATTGATGACGAACCTCATTTGCTGGAAGTTTACGAAGCGATGCTGCAAATGATGAATTTTAACGTGCTGATAGCCAAAAACGGTCGTGAAGGGCTGCGAAAATATTATGAAAATGCCAGCGACATTGCGTTGGTTATTCTCGATTTCGGAATGCCGGGATTGAACGGTGAACAGGTTTTCCGGGCGCTGCGGAAAATGAATTCTGCTGTTCAGGTGCTGTTGAGCACCGGATTAGGCGAGCAACGCGCCGTTACCGGATTAGTGCAAAACGACGCTGTGCCGTTGCTTCAAAAGCCGTTTACTGTGGAATCTTTATCGCGTAAGGTTTCGGAGTTGGTTGGAACTGCGGTTGTAAAATGA
- a CDS encoding sulfatase-like hydrolase/transferase — protein sequence MKYKLFIPHIVLFLLAIQFLGDTIIRSDDISNWQLDDFLTYFISLFTAFSFWLLFAWLTVSLQRIHWLMAFPGVFIVFLIETVILILCYGYFDYFNAMPNFYSWEYILEEPTDVYAILTSTLKITHFLVLTISTALLSGIWYWQIGRYRDKKFLSYSVFAALFFFLIGSAYIFINVRQIDQSSVPDVNSVAAISSIAMDQYWHNTTTTGSGLKKANRIEIPQSKAEVPANVLIIVNESLRRKNLHAFGYPVDTTPIMSNFLKTHENEVFIFQNAYANATTTMLSLTSMLTGVSTVQTSDILHQSPLVFDYAKSLNYQTFFVSAQSFAWRNFDVFFETPSLDIFWNKEIGFAPRVHDIGTDDRLMIREFKKSMQRIDKKPFLGVVHTNCNHYPYFSQQPSGSLLDRYNQSIQFLDNQFDEIIKQLLESELLDKTIIIFTSDHGEAFGEHNYFGHLRTFYEEESGIPFWIYIPQALQKYYGEKIETLRTNTKLNISNVDLVPTVIDLLKVPKIPEVIRNNFLGNSLLNPFDPNRYIFMLNNNEVSNYKIFLSLGVISGDYKYMLIKKGSAFREVTFNIRLDQDEINNLTNVHHKLVDDIQAEIRKYDSARKILELAQQNPYNK from the coding sequence TTGAAATACAAGCTTTTTATCCCCCACATCGTCCTGTTTTTACTTGCGATTCAATTTTTGGGAGATACAATCATCCGAAGCGATGATATTTCAAATTGGCAACTGGATGATTTTCTGACATATTTCATTAGCCTGTTTACAGCATTTTCTTTCTGGTTGCTGTTCGCATGGCTAACCGTCAGCCTGCAACGCATCCATTGGCTAATGGCTTTTCCGGGCGTATTTATCGTCTTTTTGATTGAAACTGTCATTCTCATATTGTGTTACGGTTATTTTGATTATTTTAATGCAATGCCAAATTTTTATTCCTGGGAATATATCCTCGAAGAACCGACGGACGTTTACGCAATTCTTACCAGCACTCTAAAAATTACCCATTTTTTGGTACTGACAATATCTACCGCGCTGTTATCGGGTATTTGGTATTGGCAAATCGGGCGTTATCGAGATAAAAAATTTCTGTCATACAGTGTTTTTGCGGCATTATTCTTTTTTCTCATTGGCTCGGCTTACATTTTCATCAATGTTCGTCAAATTGATCAGTCTTCAGTCCCGGATGTCAATTCTGTTGCTGCAATTTCGAGTATTGCGATGGATCAATATTGGCACAACACCACTACAACGGGCAGCGGATTAAAAAAAGCAAACCGAATCGAAATCCCTCAATCGAAAGCCGAAGTGCCCGCAAATGTGCTGATCATCGTCAATGAAAGTTTGCGACGCAAAAATCTGCATGCTTTTGGATATCCCGTTGATACTACCCCAATCATGAGCAATTTTCTGAAAACCCATGAAAACGAAGTTTTCATTTTTCAAAACGCATACGCAAATGCGACAACTACAATGTTGTCCTTAACTTCAATGTTAACAGGCGTTTCTACGGTGCAAACTTCAGATATCCTGCATCAATCGCCATTGGTTTTCGACTATGCAAAATCACTAAACTACCAAACCTTTTTTGTATCTGCCCAAAGTTTTGCATGGCGTAATTTTGATGTTTTTTTCGAAACACCATCGCTTGACATTTTCTGGAACAAAGAAATTGGCTTCGCACCACGAGTTCACGACATTGGAACAGACGACCGATTAATGATCAGAGAATTTAAGAAAAGCATGCAACGTATCGACAAAAAACCTTTTTTGGGCGTCGTTCACACCAATTGTAACCATTATCCTTATTTTTCGCAACAACCTTCAGGGTCGTTGCTGGATAGATATAATCAATCCATCCAATTTCTGGACAATCAATTTGATGAAATTATCAAACAATTGCTCGAATCGGAGTTACTGGATAAAACGATTATCATTTTTACATCTGATCACGGCGAGGCATTTGGGGAGCACAACTATTTCGGACATTTGCGAACGTTTTACGAAGAAGAAAGCGGTATCCCGTTTTGGATATATATCCCACAGGCGCTGCAAAAATATTATGGCGAAAAAATTGAAACGCTGCGTACCAATACTAAACTTAATATTTCCAATGTTGATCTGGTTCCGACCGTTATTGATTTGCTGAAAGTGCCAAAAATACCGGAAGTAATCAGAAATAATTTTCTCGGCAACAGCTTGCTAAACCCGTTTGATCCTAATCGTTATATTTTTATGCTGAACAACAACGAGGTATCTAACTATAAGATATTTCTAAGCTTAGGGGTAATATCCGGTGATTACAAATATATGTTGATCAAAAAAGGCAGTGCTTTTCGGGAGGTTACCTTTAACATCCGGCTCGATCAAGATGAGATCAACAACCTCACAAATGTGCACCACAAATTGGTCGATGACATTCAGGCGGAAATTCGCAAATACGATTCCGCACGAAAAATTCTGGAACTTGCGCAGCAAAATCCATACAATAAATAA
- a CDS encoding 50S ribosomal protein L25, with protein MSVITIEAKKREETGRRNNKKMRSNGVVPGVFYRAGEDAVSVVFDEKNLSQFLNHAHGLVDLKVEGEKSPLKCVLKEVQYHPVTERVLHVDFLGVNMSKTMRIMVPINLKGEARGVKLGGMLQQPLRELSIECFPEHLPDQIEIDITNLAIGKSIQVKDLNYENVRILNDPSDAIALVELTRGALSQMDSDSETAEAVESEESDESAE; from the coding sequence ATGTCTGTTATTACCATCGAAGCTAAAAAACGTGAAGAGACAGGACGGCGCAACAATAAAAAGATGCGTAGTAATGGCGTAGTTCCGGGAGTTTTTTATCGCGCAGGTGAAGATGCTGTTTCGGTTGTATTTGATGAGAAAAACTTATCGCAATTTTTAAATCACGCACACGGTTTGGTTGACCTCAAAGTGGAGGGCGAAAAGAGCCCGCTCAAATGCGTATTAAAAGAAGTGCAATATCATCCGGTGACAGAGCGAGTGCTTCATGTCGATTTTCTGGGTGTAAACATGTCGAAAACAATGCGTATTATGGTGCCGATAAACCTGAAAGGCGAGGCACGTGGTGTAAAACTTGGCGGTATGTTGCAGCAACCACTCCGTGAATTGTCTATTGAATGCTTCCCTGAACACCTTCCAGATCAAATCGAAATCGATATTACCAATCTTGCAATTGGTAAATCCATACAGGTAAAAGATTTAAATTATGAAAATGTCCGGATTTTGAACGACCCCAGTGATGCAATCGCATTGGTAGAACTGACAAGAGGTGCACTTAGCCAGATGGATTCCGATTCTGAAACAGCCGAAGCGGTTGAGTCAGAAGAATCCGATGAATCTGCCGAATAA
- a CDS encoding aminoacyl-tRNA hydrolase, giving the protein MHVIIGLGNPGEKYEKTRHNVGFLVVDHINSRFNGSFSKGRGPYLQSKISLDSTPVLLVKPTTYMNLSGQAVRHIIEYYKTDLANEILVVVDDFHLPFGSIRIKPNGSAGGQNGLKSIIQVTSSNQFHRLRFGIGSKHSILSGDMSGFVLSAFNRSERDHLAEMVEWAADATVSFVTSGPEATMNKYNRNYLEDSN; this is encoded by the coding sequence GTGCATGTTATTATTGGTTTAGGTAATCCGGGTGAAAAATATGAAAAAACCCGGCACAATGTCGGGTTTTTGGTTGTTGATCATATAAATAGCCGTTTCAATGGCAGTTTTTCAAAGGGCCGCGGCCCGTATCTTCAGTCAAAAATCTCCTTGGACTCAACCCCCGTTTTGCTCGTCAAGCCGACTACCTACATGAATTTAAGTGGGCAGGCGGTTCGTCATATCATTGAGTACTATAAAACTGACCTTGCCAACGAAATTTTAGTAGTCGTCGATGATTTTCATTTGCCGTTTGGAAGTATTCGTATCAAACCAAACGGGAGTGCAGGAGGTCAAAATGGGCTGAAGTCAATTATTCAAGTTACAAGTTCGAATCAGTTTCACCGCCTTAGATTCGGAATCGGAAGCAAACATTCTATATTAAGCGGAGATATGAGCGGTTTTGTATTGTCTGCTTTCAATCGGTCGGAACGCGATCATCTTGCCGAAATGGTGGAATGGGCAGCTGATGCGACTGTTTCTTTCGTTACATCGGGGCCGGAAGCAACAATGAATAAATATAATCGCAATTATCTGGAAGACTCAAACTAA